A single window of Oncorhynchus keta strain PuntledgeMale-10-30-2019 chromosome 34, Oket_V2, whole genome shotgun sequence DNA harbors:
- the LOC118382520 gene encoding transient receptor potential cation channel subfamily V member 6-like isoform X4 produces the protein MAPPLARSAPGELNHWWSQLRFRLQNRKGWKETLDETFLLQNKRTNDIPLFFAAKENSAGCIKKLLDCASTNIFERGALGETALHVAVLNDNMDAALALMDGAPELINEPMTSDLFLGMTPLHIAVVNQNINLVRSLIGKGADVATPRVTGLYFRKRRGGLLYYGEHILEFAACVGNQDIISMVINAGASTRAQDSIGNTVLHILVLQPNKTLACLALDLLLAHDVELDQTVPLDMVPNYRGLTPFKLAAKEGNLVAFQHLVNRRRVVQWNLGPLTSNLYDLTEIDSLVADDNLSVLELIVGSQRREARRILEVTPVRQLVSLKWNLYGKHYFRLLLLLYLLYIGTFTLCCVYRPLKDAPENYTVSDMDKTIRVEKTLKESYVTYGDNLRLAGEMISVLGALVILLLEIPDMLRVGAKQYFGQTALGGPFHVILIAYAFLVVLLCVFRVSGVQGEAVVMAVCLVLGWSNVMFFARGFQMLGPYVIMIQKIIFGDLTKFMWLSFIVLMGFSTSLWMVYMTQDPDSLPAYRSFPITLFSQFELSVGLIDLPVDHTITTPPIVHVLHCTFSVACMLLLNLLIAMMIDTQQRVAQERDELWRIQVVATTLMLERRFPRCLWPRLGVCGLLYGLGERWYLRVEDHNDPLVQKMRRYVQAFSKDEDQSKEREEMENTDTSKGPGNLAFWQMIHHNSLGLDMEQEEDDQEVR, from the exons ATGGCCCCACCTTTGGCAAGATCTGCTCCAGGTGAGCTCAACCATTGGTGGAGCCAGCTTAGGTTCCGCCTCCAGAACAGGAAGGGGTGGAAAGAGACGCTGGATGAAACTTTTTTGTTGCAGAACAAAAG GACAAATGACATCCCTCTCTTCTTTGCGGCCAAAGAGAACAGTGCAGGTTGCATTAAGAAACTTCTGGACTGTGCATCCACTAACATCTTTGAGAGAGGTGCTCTGGGGGAGACAGCGCTGCATGTGGCAGTTCTGAATGATAACATGGATGCTGCCCTAGCTCTGATGGACGGAGCACCTGAACTCATCAATGAGcccatgacctctgacctcttccttg GCATGACACCTCTCCACATTGCTGTGGTGAATCAGAACATTAACCTGGTCCGCAGTCTGATTGGTAAAGGGGCGGATGTGGCCACACCCAGAGTCACAGGCCTGTACttcaggaagagaagaggaggtcTGCTCTACTATG GTGAGCACATCCTGGAATTTGCGGCCTGTGTGGGGAATCAGGACATTATCTCCATGGTGATCAACGCAGGAGCCAGCACCAGGGCCCAGGACTCCATTG GTAACACAGTGCTCCATATTCTGGTCCTGCAGCCCAATAAAACTTTAGCATGTCTGGCGTTGGATCTGTTGTTGGCCCACGACGTTGAGCTGGACCAGACTGTGCCACTGGACATGGTGCCCAACTATCGTGGCTTAACGCCCTTCAAACTAGCTGCCAAGGAGGGCAACCTTGTG GCCTTCCAGCACCTGGTCAACCGGAGGCGAGTCGTCCAGTGGAACCTGGGACCACTGACTTCTAACCTCTATGACCTCACAGAGATCGACTCCTTGGTCGCCGACGACAACCTCTCTGTGCTGGAGCTCATCGTGGGCAGCCAGAGGAGAGAG GCAAGAAGGATACTGGAAGTGACTCCTGTTAGGCAATTGGTCAGTCTCAAGTGGAACCTCTATGGAAAACACTACTTtag ATTGTTGCTGCTGCTGTACCTCCTGTACATTGGGACCTTCACACTGTGTTGTGTGTATCGCCCTCTAAAGGACGCTCCTGAGAATTACACTGTATCTGACATGGACAAAACCATCCGCGTGGAGAAAACTCTGAAG GAGAGTTATGTGACCTATGGGGACAATTTACGTCTGGCAGGAGAGATGATCAGTGTCCTGGGGGCCCTGGTTATTCTGCTACTGGAG ATCCCAGATATGCTGAGAGTGGGGGCCAAGCAGTACTTTGGACAGACGGCCCTGGGGGGACCCTTCCATGTCATTCT TATTGCCTATGCGTTCCTGGTGGTGCtgctgtgtgtgttcagggtcagTGGGGTGCAGGGGGAGGCAGTTGTCATGGCTGTGTGTCTGGTGCTGGGCTGGAGCAACGTCATGTTCTTCGCCCGAGGCTTTCAGATGCTGGGGCCTTACGTCATCATGATACAGAAG ATTATATTTGGAGACCTGACCAAGTTCATGTGGCTGAGCTTCATCGTGCTCATGGGGTTTTCTACCT ccctgTGGATGGTGTACATGACTCAGGACCCAGACTCTCTACCTGCGTACCGCTCTTTCCCCATCACTCTGTTCTCCCAGTTTGAGCTGAGTGTGGGTCTGATAGACCTGCCAGTGGACCACACCATCACAACGCCCCCTATTGTCCATGTGCTGCACTGTACCTTCTCTGTGGCCTGCATGCTGCTGCTCAACCTGCTCATAGCCATGATGATTGATACACAACAGAGAGTTGCCCAGGAGAGGGACGAGCTCTGGAGGATACAg GTGGTGGCCACTACCCTGATGTTGGAGAGGAGGTTTCCCCGCTGCCTGTGGCCCCGGCTGGGGGTGTGTGGACTGCTCTACGGCCTGGGGGAGCGTTGGTACCTCCG GGTTGAGGATCACAACGACCCACTGGTGCAAAAGATGCGTCGCTACGTGCAAGCCTTCTCTAAGGATGAGGACCAGAGCAAGGAGcgggaggagatggagaacacTGACACGTCAAAAGGACCTGGAAACCTGGCATTCTGGCAGATGATTCACCACAACTCTCTGGGTTTAGACATGGAACAGGAAGAGGATGACCAGGAAGTAAGATAG
- the LOC118382520 gene encoding transient receptor potential cation channel subfamily V member 6-like isoform X3, with protein sequence MAPPLARSAPGELNHWWSQLRFRLQNRKGWNEMLDETFLLQNKRTNDIPLFFAAKENSAGCIKKLLDCASTNIFERGALGETALHVAVLNDNMDAALALMDGAPELINEPMTSDLFLGMTPLHIAVVNQNINLVRSLIGKGADVATPRVTGLYFRKRRGGLLYYGEHILEFAACVGNQDIISMVINAGASTRAQDSIGNTVLHILVLQPNKTLACLALDLLLAHDVELDQTVPLDMVPNYRGLTPFKLAAKEGNLVAFQHLVNRRRVVQWNLGPLTSNLYDLTEIDSLVADDNLSVLELIVGSQRREARRILEVTPVRQLVSLKWNLYGKHYFRLLLLLYLLYIGTFTLCCVYRPLKDAPENYTVSDMDKTIRVEKTLKESYVTYGDNLRLAGEMISVLGALVILLLEIPDMLRVGAKQYFGQTALGGPFHVILIAYAFLVVLLCVFRVSGVQGEAVVMAVCLVLGWSNVMFFARGFQMLGPYVIMIQKIIFGDLTKFMWLSFIVLMGFSTSLWMVYMTQDPDSLPAYRSFPITLFSQFELSVGLIDLPVDHTITTPPIVHVLHCTFSVACMLLLNLLIAMMIDTQQRVAQERDELWRIQVVATTLMLERRFPRCLWPRLGVCGLLYGLGERWYLRVEDHNDPLVQKMRRYVQAFSKDEDQSKEREEMENTDTSKGPGNLAFWQMIHHNSLGLDMEQEEDDQEVR encoded by the exons GACAAATGACATCCCTCTCTTCTTTGCGGCCAAAGAGAACAGTGCAGGTTGCATTAAGAAACTTCTGGACTGTGCATCCACTAACATCTTTGAGAGAGGTGCTCTGGGGGAGACAGCGCTGCATGTGGCAGTTCTGAATGATAACATGGATGCTGCCCTAGCTCTGATGGACGGAGCACCTGAACTCATCAATGAGcccatgacctctgacctcttccttg GCATGACACCTCTCCACATTGCTGTGGTGAATCAGAACATTAACCTGGTCCGCAGTCTGATTGGTAAAGGGGCGGATGTGGCCACACCCAGAGTCACAGGCCTGTACttcaggaagagaagaggaggtcTGCTCTACTATG GTGAGCACATCCTGGAATTTGCGGCCTGTGTGGGGAATCAGGACATTATCTCCATGGTGATCAACGCAGGAGCCAGCACCAGGGCCCAGGACTCCATTG GTAACACAGTGCTCCATATTCTGGTCCTGCAGCCCAATAAAACTTTAGCATGTCTGGCGTTGGATCTGTTGTTGGCCCACGACGTTGAGCTGGACCAGACTGTGCCACTGGACATGGTGCCCAACTATCGTGGCTTAACGCCCTTCAAACTAGCTGCCAAGGAGGGCAACCTTGTG GCCTTCCAGCACCTGGTCAACCGGAGGCGAGTCGTCCAGTGGAACCTGGGACCACTGACTTCTAACCTCTATGACCTCACAGAGATCGACTCCTTGGTCGCCGACGACAACCTCTCTGTGCTGGAGCTCATCGTGGGCAGCCAGAGGAGAGAG GCAAGAAGGATACTGGAAGTGACTCCTGTTAGGCAATTGGTCAGTCTCAAGTGGAACCTCTATGGAAAACACTACTTtag ATTGTTGCTGCTGCTGTACCTCCTGTACATTGGGACCTTCACACTGTGTTGTGTGTATCGCCCTCTAAAGGACGCTCCTGAGAATTACACTGTATCTGACATGGACAAAACCATCCGCGTGGAGAAAACTCTGAAG GAGAGTTATGTGACCTATGGGGACAATTTACGTCTGGCAGGAGAGATGATCAGTGTCCTGGGGGCCCTGGTTATTCTGCTACTGGAG ATCCCAGATATGCTGAGAGTGGGGGCCAAGCAGTACTTTGGACAGACGGCCCTGGGGGGACCCTTCCATGTCATTCT TATTGCCTATGCGTTCCTGGTGGTGCtgctgtgtgtgttcagggtcagTGGGGTGCAGGGGGAGGCAGTTGTCATGGCTGTGTGTCTGGTGCTGGGCTGGAGCAACGTCATGTTCTTCGCCCGAGGCTTTCAGATGCTGGGGCCTTACGTCATCATGATACAGAAG ATTATATTTGGAGACCTGACCAAGTTCATGTGGCTGAGCTTCATCGTGCTCATGGGGTTTTCTACCT ccctgTGGATGGTGTACATGACTCAGGACCCAGACTCTCTACCTGCGTACCGCTCTTTCCCCATCACTCTGTTCTCCCAGTTTGAGCTGAGTGTGGGTCTGATAGACCTGCCAGTGGACCACACCATCACAACGCCCCCTATTGTCCATGTGCTGCACTGTACCTTCTCTGTGGCCTGCATGCTGCTGCTCAACCTGCTCATAGCCATGATGATTGATACACAACAGAGAGTTGCCCAGGAGAGGGACGAGCTCTGGAGGATACAg GTGGTGGCCACTACCCTGATGTTGGAGAGGAGGTTTCCCCGCTGCCTGTGGCCCCGGCTGGGGGTGTGTGGACTGCTCTACGGCCTGGGGGAGCGTTGGTACCTCCG GGTTGAGGATCACAACGACCCACTGGTGCAAAAGATGCGTCGCTACGTGCAAGCCTTCTCTAAGGATGAGGACCAGAGCAAGGAGcgggaggagatggagaacacTGACACGTCAAAAGGACCTGGAAACCTGGCATTCTGGCAGATGATTCACCACAACTCTCTGGGTTTAGACATGGAACAGGAAGAGGATGACCAGGAAGTAAGATAG
- the LOC118367914 gene encoding CD209 antigen-like protein E → MYIKFCRIVGSGGNHKLPDEANAKLSVEVKKQQGKDLQVLGNVGLYRAVCLLLSVICLVLLLVIIILCVKFPSQPQVCHGTEKGIEAKEKGIVTEKGIEAKEERFQSTEVCSLQTCQAQYFQQQSQVPACHMCDEGWLHFESSCYFLSRDRMNWDESRDECKKRGADLAVITNKIVQTFLTKKGNLMYWIGLRQRTRNWVWVNNTALGQSYWSGSNRQGDCGLLTGRDPPERSWSSTSCDQYSFYICQRGR, encoded by the exons ATGTATATCAAGTTTTGTCGTATTGTAGGAAGTGGAGGGAATCACAAATTACCAGATGAGGCAAACGCAAAGTTATCGGTTGAAGTGAAGAAGCAGCAAGGGAAAG ACCTGCAGGTCCTGGGGAACGTTGGTCTGTACCGTGCAGTGTGTTTACTACTGTCTGTCATCTGTCTGGTTCTACTGCTCGTCATCATCATCCTCTGTGTCAAAT TTCCATCCCAGCCTCAGGTCTGTCATGGGACTGAAAAAGGGATTGAGGCTAAAGAGAAGGGGATTGTGACTGAAAAAGGGATTGAGGCTAAAGAGGAGAGGTTCCAGTCCACTGAGGTGTGCAGCCTGCAGACATGCCAAGCACAATACTTCCAACAACAGAGCCAGG tCCCGGCCTGCCACATGTGTGATGAAGGCTGGCTGCACTTTGAGAGCTCCTGCTACTTCCTCTCCAGAGACAGAATGAACTGGGACGAGAGCAGGGACGAGTGTAAGAAGAGAGGGGCAGATCTGGCTGTCATAACAAACAAAATAGTGCAG ACCTTTCTAACGAAGAAGGGAAACCTGATGTACTGGATCGGCCTGAGACAGAGAACCAGGAACTGGGTTTGGGTCAACAACACTGCACTGGGACAGAG TTACTGGTCAGGATCCAACAGACAAGGGGATTGTGGGTTACTGACAGGAAGGGATCCTCCTGAGAGAAGCTGGAGctccacatcatgtgaccagtaCAGCTTCTACATCTGCCAAAGGGGGCGCTAA
- the LOC118367912 gene encoding gamma-aminobutyric acid receptor-associated protein-like 1 yields the protein MDSQYQRSVPLEVRRAEGERVRAKHPDKIPIIVERAARSRAPDLDKKKYLVPSDLTVGQLCFLIRQRVSMRPEEALFFFVNNSLPPSSSPLSAVYEEHHEEDLFLYMTYSNESVYGA from the exons atggaCAGTCAGTACCAGCGCTCTGTACCACTGGAGGTGAGGAGggcagagggtgagagggtgcGAGCCAAGCATCCTGACAAGATACCA ATCATTGTGGAGAGGGCTGCCAGGTCGAGAGCTCCTGACCTGGACAAGAAGAAGTACCTCGTACCCTCTGACCTCACAG TGGGTCAACTGTGCTTCCTGATCCGACAGCGTGTGTCTATGAGACCTGAGGAGGCTCTCTTCTTTTTCGTCAACAACTCCCTTCCCCCATCCAGTTCTCCTCTCTCCGCTGTCTATGAg GAGCACCATGAAGAGGACCTGTTCCTATACATGACCTACAGTAACGAGAGTGTCTACGGTGCCTGA